CCTTGTATGCCGTGATGTCAAAAGCAGACCTGTTTTGAATGTTTATATCTCCAACCTTTATAAAATAATCTGAAACCTTTATCCACTCGATACTCTTTTTGTTTTTGAAGTAATAGTGTCTTATAAAGGAAGAGCGTTGAAGCCCGTAATTAACCAGTTTCTCTTTGCCAACGAACATAATTAATCCGACGAGAAATGAGAGCAACAGGATTGGCATAGCAATTTTGAATATACTTAAACCGCTTGAACGCATGACGATTATCTCGTTTCTCATTGATAAATAGCCTAAGCTTATTAAGGCTGAAAGTCCGAATATTAACGGCATACTGAGATAAACAACATAAGGCAAGAAAAATATATAATACTCTGCAATGTATTTAAGCGACACATCGTTTTTTAAGATAAGCGACAAGGAGCCAAAAAAATCAGAAAGGATAAACAGAAGAGAGCTGAATAACAAGGATATTAAAAAAACCAGCAGGAAGTTTTTTGTTATGTATTTATGAATTTTTTTCATAGGAATCTGTTATTTCCCAGTGATTCAGAATCACAGGTATGATTTCTTCAAACTCTTCAAGCGAGAGCATCACAGAAGCATCAGATAGAGCATCTTCGGGTTTTGGATGGACTTCAAGAAACAGGCCATCAACACCGACGCTTGCTGCAGCAAAGGCAAGCCATTTAGCATACTGCTTTGTTCCGCCGCTGACATTTGAAGCAGAAGGCATCTGCATTGAGTGTGTAACATCGTATATCACTCTATCTGCAAATTCTCTCATTATCCTTAAAGACCTGAAATCCACAACTAAGTTATTATATCCGAAGCTAACGCCTCTTTCTGTTAGCCAAACTTCACATTGTTTGGTTTTTTTGGCTTTTTGAACAGCATGTTTCATATCCCACGGTGCCATAAATTGACCCTTTTTTATATTTACAATTTTGCTGTTTTTTGCTGCTTCAACAATCATATCTGTCTGTCTGCATAAGAAGGCTGGAATCTGAATAACATCGACTATCTCTGCAACTGTTTTAGCCTGAGCAGGTATGTGTATATCCGTTATTATTTGAAAACCAAAGCTTTCTTTTACCTTTTTTAGAATATTTAGACCTTTCTCTATGCCGGGACCTCTGAATGAGTCGATAGAAGTTCTATTGGCTTTATCAAAGGAAGATTTGAATATAATCTTTATTTTAAATCTCTCTGATATTTCCTTTAGCTTTTCAGCGGTATATAGCGTTATTTTTTCGTTTTCTATAACGCAAGGACCTGCAATAAAGAAATGCTTATTCATACCTTTGATAATACCACAAGCTATATCATCTCGTAAAGACCCTTGATATTTTTAACATTTAAGGCACTAAAAACATTAAAGCCCAACTCTTCAAGTTTTTGTATGACACTTATGTCTTTTTCAAAGAGTCTGAGATTGCCTGATAAGTCGACTTCTGAGAGAACAACGGTTTTCTCTTTTAAAGCCCTTCTTTTAAACGAAGAGATAACTGCACAGCAGACAGCAGCATCAAACAGCGTTGAAGATGCCTTTATGCCGCCAGCCACATTTACATATACATCGTATTTAAAAAGCGGCATGTTCAATCTCTTCTCTAAAACGGCAAGCAGCATGTGGAGTCTATTTAAGTCAAACCCGACAGAGACCCTGCGTGGAATACCCAAAGGCGTTTCAACACATAAAGCTTCAACTTCAAGCACTATAGGGATTCTGCCTTCCAAAACGGCACCGTATGCAACACCATCAACAGGCTTTTCTATCTTGACAAATTTAAGTGTCGGGTCTTTAACTTCTTTTAAGCCATCTTCTCTCATCTCAAGAATCAAGGCTTCATCTGTAGGCCCAAACCTGTTTTTTGTAAACTTCAACACCCTTAAATTGGTGTTTTTATCACCTTCCATCATTAAAACGACATCAACCATATGCTCAAGTGTTTTTGGCCCTGCAATAACGCCACCCTTTGTTATATGAGCAACAACAAATATTGCAACGGATAGTCTTTTTGCTGCATCTATTAGCTTTTCTGAGCAGTGTTTGACCTGCTGTATTCCACCAATTACATAGTCTAAGCTGTCGTCAAAAACCGTATGTATGGAGTCGATAATTGCCACATCGGGCTTTTCGCTCTCGATCAGAGAGACTATCTCGTCAATTTTGTTTGTTGTTATAGCTTCTATATCTTCTGCTGATAATCTCTTTGCACGCTGAGCAATCTGGGATAGAGACTCTTCTGCGGATATATAGATAACCCTGTTTTTTGAGTTTGATATGTCTTTTGCAAGTTGAAGAAGGAATGTGGATTTTCCGACACCCGGCGTGCCCGAGATTAGATACACACCACCTTTTGTAAGTTTTCTTAGGAATATCTTTGAAAACTCACCGTTGAATTTCAACTCGCTTTGTAAAGATTCTACGGTTGCTAATTTAACAGGCTTTTTGTGAGAGATGCTTTTTGCAGTTGGCGTATTTGAGATTTCTTCAAATGTTCCCCACTCGCCACAGTTTGGACACCTGCCCATCCATTTAGCAGAAGTATATCCACAATTTTTACAAATATAAGAGACTTTGCTTTTTTTCATATTACAATTTTACAAAAATCAGAAAAAATTATAAACTATAAAATAAAAACACTAAAGGAGCAACCCATGAACACAAGAACCTTCAGAAACAAAAAACTCATAGATAGAGATAAAGAGATAAACTTCTTCCTTGACTGGTTCAATCAATTACCAGAGTTAATCCTTTGGGTTTATGGCCCAAAATCTTCAGGCAAAACAACACTCATTGAGTATGTCGTTGAAAAGGAGCTGTTTGAAGATTTTGAGAACTTAAAACCCAAAGGTAATTGGTGGGTGAAGTATATAAACCTAAGAGGATATTTGGTAAGCAATTACAACAGTTTCCTTGAAGCCATACTTACACCACAAAAGGAAGGCAAGAAAGAAGAGAAACTCTCAGCAAGCTTCAACATTGGAGTATTCAACATAAAAGCAGAACTGCTAAATGAAGTAAAAAACAAAGAGAAAGACTTATTCAAAGTTCTAATGGAAGAGATACAAAACAGAACAAAGAAAAACAGACAACCTATAATCATCATTGACGAAATTCAAACACTTGAAGATATATACATAAACGGAGATAGAGAACTGCTCAAAGAGTTTCTAAACTTCTGTGTGAGACTAACAAAAGAGACTCATCTGTCTCATGTTGTTATCCTAAGCTCAAACACTGTGTTTATAGATAGGATTTATAATGATGCAAAATTGAAGAAGACAAGTAAATTCTTCAAGGTTGACCATCTTGATAAGAGTATAGTTGTAGAGTGGTTAAGTTCTGAAGGATACACAGAAGAAGAGATAAATCTTATCTATGACTATCTTGGTGGTTGTATTCCAGATATACAAAGAATGATGTTTGAGAAGAAAGAGTTTAAGACATTGAAAGAGTATTTAGAGCATAGGGCGTTTTTGGCATATACTGAGATGGTTGACTTACTCACAAACGAAGAAGACTTCAACAAAAGAAAGATATTTAAAGAGATAGCAAAAGAGATAGTAAAAAACGGCAGATTTATAGCAAAAGAAGAATTACCAACGCAGGTGAAGAAGATTATAAATTTTTACGCTGAAAAAGAGATACTCTTTTATGACCCGCTTACATTGGAAGTTAAAGGAAATAGCAGGATTTATGAGAAAGGGATGGAGAAGCTAAAGCTTTAGGCGATAAAAAAGATATCTGTGAAGTTTTAAAGAGAAAGAGATAAAATTGGAGAAGACAAAAAAGAAGCCTTCAGGATAGGAAAGTTATTTGGTTTCAGATAGCTTCTCGGCTATCCACATCTTTATTAAAGACTGTCTTGTTACGCCTATTTTCTTTGCTTCTAAGTCTAATTTGTTGACGATATAAACGGGAAAGTCCACATTGACCCTTTTGGTTTTCAAACTCTCTTTTAGTTGTTTTGCGGGTATTGCATTGGAAATGTCTAAATAATCTGATATGTCTTCACCTTTATCAAACATCTCATCAAACTCTTTTGTTAATATTTTTTTCATAGATTGCTTCCCATTACAAGAGTATTATTTTCAGGTAATAAGAAAATAAGTGACCAAGAAGATAGGTTAAAAAAGCAGGAGTGGTGAGCTTGGATACTCACCTTCACACTCCCGCATTGGAAAGACGACATATTTTATAACTATTAAAAAGTAAATACATAATAAAAGTAAATACATAATATAAGAATAAAAATATATAAAATTTATTCATGACCACCAGATACTCCTCCACCAGAACTTCCGCCACTACTTCCGCCAGCAGAACCAGAGGAGGAACTTGCGGAAGAAGAGGAACTTATTAGTACCTACTCCTCCACCGCCGTATTGGTGGTTTTGAACAAATCTAAATAATACATCTGTTAATGGTTTTAAGTTCATGTCTTTATTACCATTGTCTATAATGTAACCTAAAACAGAATTCTCAAACATTCTTGGGTAATTTTTATTTATAACTTTTCCATCTTTTACAAAGTAACAATTTGCACCACCACAGAATACAATCTTATTAATTGCATTTTGGTTGTAAGTTACACCACCAAAGTATGAATCTATACCAAAAATAAATGGATTTCCTAAATCTCCAAATTTTTCATTAAACTCCCTAATATCTTTACCGTCATAATTTGACATGTAAACAAAAGTTGGCATATCTACTTCTGCTGTGTAATTTTTAACAATTTTAGAAACATCTACCTTTTTTCCATTAGGAAAAACTGCATAAATGTCTCCTGCATTAGCCTTTGATACACCAATTCCTAACACTGCAACAACAGAGACAGAAAACAACAACTTCTTCCCTGCAAATGAAAAAGAACTTCTCCTTTCCTTTTTCATCTTTCTCTCCTTCTCCCTTAATTATTTTTTGGCATTCTAACTCGGGGGGTGATGTCAAGGGAAAATTGACTAATTTCGCAGAACAAAAACTTGCTTTTTATCTGCTGTTGTGAGATAATTATTTAATTTAGTTTTTTGGAGGATTTTTGATGAAAGTCGAGAGTGGAAAGACCGTCCAGATGCATTATGTTGGAAGACTGGACGACGGGACAATCTTTGACTCAAGTGAAGGCAAAGAGCCGCTTGAGTTTGTTTTTGGAGAAGGAAGCATTATTCCTGCGCTTGAGAGAGAGCTCGAAGGAATGGAAGAAGGCGAGAAAAAACAGGTTGTTGTAAAGGCAGAAGATGCTTATGGGCAAAGAAACCCTGAAGCTGTCCAGAAGGTTTCTAAAGACCAGCTGCCACCAGAGATTGAGCCAAAAGTGGGCATGCAGCTTTTAGCTCAGACACAGACGGCAAATATTCCTGTTACGATTATTGAAGTTGAAGAAGATACGATAACGATAGATTTTAACCATCCATTGGCTGGTAAAGACCTTATCTTTGATGTTGAGATAGTAAAGGTTAGCTGATTTTACAGGGCAGATACTCTGCCCTGCTCTATTTTGCCTGCAGATGTAAGCCTATTATCCCGATAACTATAAGCAGAAGCGATAAGATTTTTATAAAGTTTAAGCTCTCTTTGAAAAAGAAGAAGCCTATAAGTGTTATAAGTGCTATTCCAACACCCGACCAGACGGCATAGGCAACACTAACATCAATCGTTTTTAATGCAAGCGTCATAAAATAGAAGCTTGCTATATAGAATACAAACAGCAAAACAGAAGGCAGAATGTGTGAAAACCCTTCTGATAGCTTCATGCATGTTGTTCCACTAACTTCAAGTAGTATGGCTATAAATAGATAAATCCACCCACTCATTCTAAATTGTGCAAAAATATGTCATCTTTTGTAATTGTGTCTCCTTCGCATAAGACAACAGCTCTTTCTATCACATTTTGAAGCTCTCTGACATTGCCATGCCACGGATAATTCAAAAGCAACTCTTTTGCATCTTCTGAAATCTGTGTGATATTTTTCTTAAATTTTGCTGAGAACTTCTTTAAAAACAGCTCAGCCAATGGGATTATCTCTTCTTTTCTCTCTTTTAATGGCGGTATTTTTATTGGAAATACGCTTATTCTGTAATACAAATCTTCCCTAAAGTTGCCCTTTTTTACTTCTTCTTCTATGTTTCTGTTTGTTGTGCAGATTATTCTAACATCAACGCTTATTGATTCGGTTGAGCCTATTCTGTCTATGGTTTTCTCCTGAATTACACGCAATAGTTTTGCCTGAAGTTCAAGCGGCATCTCGCTTATCTCATCAAGCAGAATTGTGCCCTTGTTTGCCTGCTCAAACTTGCCCGGGTGGGATTTTACTGCTCCGCTGAACGCTCCCTTTTCGTATCCGAACATCTCGCTTTCAAGCAGGTTTGATGGGATAGCAGCGCAGTTTACAGCGACAAACTTACCCTTAGACCTTCTGCTTAATGAGTGAATGTATCTTGCTAAAACTTCCTTTCCCGTTCCGCTTTCGCCTATTAAAAGCACCGTTGCGTCTGTTTTTGCCACCTTTTGAGCAAGTTTTACTATGTTTTGCATCTTTGGGCTTGTGAATATGAACTCTTCAGTTTCTGAATCTTGGTTTATTTCGGTTTCTGGTTGAATAGAACTGTGGGATATGGCAAGGTCTAACACCTTCTTTAGAGCCTGTTGTGAAAATGGTTTTAATATGAAATCAAACGCTCCAAGCTTCATCGTCTCAACGGCAGTTTTCACATCGCCAAATGCTGTTATCATAATAAATGGCGATGAGATACCCAACTTTCTTACTTCCTTTAAAAACTCAACGCCGTCCATCTTGGGCATCTTCAAATCGCTCAATATAACATCAAACTTCTCTTTTTTTAGTATTTTTAGCGCTTCTTTTGCGTCTTTTGCCACTTTTGCGTCGTAATTTAGGTGTTTCAATGTGGCAGACAAAGCCACTCTCATCTGCTCGTCATCATCAACAACTAAAACCCTATACATGTTCCTTTGCCAACCTTACAGCTTCTATTGCATCTTTTGCATACATATCTGCGCCAATCTTTTTGGCAAAATCTTCTGTAACAGCGGCGCCACCAACCATTATTTTAACTTTAAGCCCCTTCATTTTTATCTTATCTATCACATTTTTCATATTTATCATCGTTGTTGTCATAAGAGCCGATAAACCAACGGCATCTGCATGATACTCTTCTATCGCTTTAAGAATCGTCTCGTCGTCAACATTTTTGCCCAAATCTATCACATTAAAGCCGTTTGTTTCAAATAGAAGCGATACGATGTTTTTGCCTATGTCGTGTATGTCTCCTTTGACTGTTGCCATGACGATTGTTTTGCCTGTTTTCTGTTTTGTTGCCTTTTTCTTTATCTCTTCCTTTAGGATATTAAACGCCTTTTTCATCGCATTTGCCGATTTTATCATCTGCGGCAGAAAGTATATGCCCTTATCGTAAAGCTTGCCCACAACATCTAAGGCGGGTATTAGAATCTCGTTGCTTATTGCAAGTGGCTCTTTGTTCTTTAGCATCTCTTTTGTAAATCCTTCAATCTCTTCTTCGTTGCCTTCTATGACGCACATAAACAGCTTATCTTCAAGACTGCCCTTTTCAAATGGCGAGCTTATCAGCTCTAATTTACTTTTTTTTTGAGTTTGGTTGGAGAGTGTAATATCAGCTGAATTGTTTATGTATATTGATGCATCTTTGTCTCTATCAACGATTAAATCGCTTGCGTATTTTATCTGCCAGAGCAACTCGTCATAAGGATTAACGATTGCACTATCAAGTCCGTTGTATATAGCCATTGCCATGTATGATGCGTTTATCAATTTTCTGTTTGGTAAGCCAAACGAGACATTGCTCAAGCCAAGCACGGTTGTTATGCCGTATCTCTCTTTAATGAGTTTTATTGCCCTTAGGGTTTCGAGTGCCCTTTTTTTGTCGCTTCCGACTGTTAAGGCTAAAGCATCAGCAACTATGTCTTCTTTTCTTATACCGTATTCTTCTGCCTTTTTTACAATTCTTTCCAGGATTTTTACTCTCTCTTCGGCAGTCTCTGGTATGCCTGTCTCATCAAGCAGAAGCGCTAAAACAGCCGCTCCATATTTTTTTGCCAAAGGCAGGATTCTGTCCATGCTTTCCTTAGAGCCATTTACAGAATTTATCAACACCTTACCGTCTGCTGCTTTTAGGCCTTCTTCTAAAGCGTCTATGTTTGATGAGTCTATTACAAGCGGCACAGAGACGACACTCTCAACAGCCAAGACGCATTTTTTCATCATAGCGGGTTCGTCTATCATCGGGACGCCAACATTGATATCGAGTGCCTTTGCTCCGTGTTCAACCTGCTGTATCGCTTCTTTTCTGTAAAGGCCTGTTTTTCCTTCCTTTAACTGCTCTTTTAGATGTTTTTTGCCTGTTGGATTGAGCCTTTCGCCGATAAACAGAAACGGCCTTCCATAGCCGAACTCAACAAGCTCTGTTCTGCTTGTGAGCACAGTTGATGGCTCTATTTTTCTTTTTTTGACTGGCTTGTCTTTTAGCTTTTTGGCAAGCAGTTTTATGTGTTCTGGAGATGTTCCGCAGCAGCCTGCAACGATTGCGGCATACTCTTCGAAATCGTCTGTATAGCTTGCAAACTCTTCAGGGCCTACAGGGAATATCGTTTTTCCGTCAACGAGTCTTGGTATGCCTGCGTTTGGCTGAATAATTAGCGGCATCTCTGTAACTTTTGCCATCTTTTTAACAAACTCGTTTAAAAGATCTGGGCCTACTGAACAGTTTGCACCAATAACATCAACATCCATGCACTCAATTGTCTTTGCGAACACTTCGGGTGATGTGCCGAGTATTGTTCTTCCGTCTTCTGCAAATGTCATCATTGCTATGATTGGCTTGTCCGTAAGCTCTCTGATTGCAATTATTGCGGCTTTTAGTTCTTTTATGTCCATAAATGTTTCAAGAGAAAACAAATCAACATCGGCATCGACGGCCGGTTTTATCTGTTGTTTGAATATCTCTTTGATGTAGTCGAACTCTGCTTCTCCTACTGGTTCTATAAACTTACCCGTTGGGCCTACGGATAAAGAGACAAAGCCTTTATCTTTCACAACTTCTTTTGCGAGTTTTACAGCTTCGTAATTTATCTTATACACTTCCTTTTCAAGGCCGAACTCTGCAAGCTTTATAGGGTTTGCGCCAAATGTGTTTGTTACGATTATGTCTGCACCTGCATCAAGGTATGCCTTGTGAATCTCTGCTATCTCCTTAGGATGCGTTATGTTTAAATAATCCGGACAATCTCCGGTTTTTAGAATGTTTTTTTCCTGAAGCTGGGTGCCCATTGCACCGTCGAGTATCAGGATTTTCTTGCCGAGCTCTTCTCTAAAGTTTCTCATTTACTTCACCCCAAAAATCTTAAGCGGTATCATGAGTGTTCTTTTTACAACACCAAGCACACCTTTTGCAAGATTTTTAAACGGTATCGGTTTAATTTTTGGGTCATTTATATTGCCTTTTACATGGAAGGATAGCCCTGTAAAACTTTTCTCTTTGCCACCTATTATCCATCCAATTACAGGAATGCTTGAGATGGTCTTGTTGATGGCAGAGAATGTTATGAATGTTATGTATGCGTCTATTCTGCTTTTTAATATCTCGTATTTGCCGTATGCGAATATGTTGAGATTGCCTTTAATCATTATCGGGTCGTTCTCTTCTGCTTCTATTATACCGCTTTTTAATTTTAGATTGCCGTGAAATTCTGAGTAATCTATTCTTGATTTAACCATGCCTTTGGTGAAGCTTTCAAATGGATTGAGAATTGAGAATATCTTTATAGCTGAAGGTGTTTTGTTGAAGCATCCGTCTTTTGCTGTGAATATCAAATCCCCATAAATCGTGCTTAAATCAAAAAGGTCTTTCTTTTTGTTGAAAAATGTTCCCTTGATAAGCATCAAAAGGTTTTTGTTGTTGCATTTTGTTATAGCATTCCAGATTGCCCTATCCCTTACATACAGAAGCGTTTTGTTTCTTTTTTTTGTGTAATTTATCTTTATTATCGTTTTTTTGGAAGATAAGCTTGCTTTTAGAATGTCGGTGTTGTTTAAAATATCTATCTTAGTTGAGCCGATAGGTATTACCATCTCTTTGTTTTTTACTGTTAGGTTGTTTATTGAAGCAGAGATGTCCAAGCCGTAAGGTGGGATTTTGAAGCTGTATGATGGTTTCTTCTCCTTTGATGGTTTAATTTTGTCAAAGTCAAGTGTGAAATTATCTGCAAACAGCTTGAGTTTTATATGGTTTGAGAGTGTATTGAATGAACCTTTTGCTGTTATCCTGTTTGATAGAATGTCGAATGTTGCACCTTTTAGGGTTAGATTTTCATTCTTTAGCGAGATTATCGCATTTATATCTTTGATTGCTCCTATTCTGCCGTTTTCTATTAACAGATTGCCGTTTTTGAAGATTGGCTTTGAGTTTTTTATTTTAAAGTTTACCGCTCCTGTGATTTTGCCGCCTATCTCTTTTGGTATATGGACAAACTCTTTTAATGAATCTATATCTAAATTTTTTGCTTTGGCTTCTGCAAGCAGTATCTTCTCTTTCTTTAAGTCAATCTCTCCAGAAAGCGTTAAGTTTCCTATACCCTTTAGCTTTAGATTGTATATATCGATAGTTGGATAGTTTAAGAAAGCCTTAAAACTTGCGTCTATCTGTCTGTTTTCTGTTTTTACCGTTGCAGATGTTCTTATGTTTAGACTGTCCTTTCTTCCTTTTAGATTTCCCTTTAGGATTACCCTTTTGGCGGTGAATATTTCCTTAAGGCCTAATAGCCTTTTTTGTAAATCTTCCAAATCTTCTTTTGATAAAGAGATGTCGTAATCTCCGTAAAACGCAAGCTTTGGTTTAATGATTAATTTTAAATTTTTGGTTTTTACAGTTGAATTTTCTGTTGTTGCTTTGAAGTTTTTAAACATTATAAACACTGAGCTTACCTTAGATTGCTTCACAATCCTTTTTATGATAAGGTTGCCGTATGCCTTCACATACTCGTTTGGTATGTTTGGGTTTTTAAATGTTATGCCTTTTGAGAAGATGTTTACTGTGAAGTTAAAGTATGGTTTTGCTGCCCATCTGTATCCATAAACATCTATTTTTGCTTCAACACTGCCTGATAGCTCCCTTGTTTTTCCTAAAACCATCAGGTCTTCTTTTGAGAATATATTTTCTTCTAAGAAAATTCTTACAAACTCGCTTGCTTCTCCATAGAAGTTTAGGTGCATGTCGCATGGAAAACCCTTTTTCCTGTAAACTATAAAGGTTGAGATAGGCGTTTTTATCTTGTCAAAAGAGCCCTTTGCTTCGGCTTTTATAAATGTTGGCGTTATTTTTATCTCTGCCCTTTTTACAAGAAAAAACGGGCTTTTTTTGTCAATCCTGAATCTTACGGATTTTGCGTACATTCTGCCGTTTTTTACAGATTCTAAAGATGGTTTGCCTATGATTTTAATGTCTGATAATCGTATTTTACCTGCGATTATGTAATCCTTTATGTTGTTAGGGATATTAAACCTGCCTATGTCTAAATAACCGCTGCTTATGTCTGCTTCTATGTTTGACTCTTTAAGATTTTTTGTGTTTATACTGCCTTTTAAACTCACTTTAAAGCCGTTGCTTGAGTCTAAATTTAGATTTTTGACGGTTATAATCGGCAATCTGTTTAGGTTTAAGACTGCTTCTAAATTGGGTTTATCTATGGAGAACTGCTTCAGGATTAACTTTTCTGCTTCTATTTTTGCTTTTAAAAGGCCGTCTGTTGAATAGTATAGATAGACTTTTGGGAGATTAGCTTTGGCATTTTTGAGTGTTAAATAGTTTGCTGTTGCCGTTAGGGTTAAATGTTTTTTGCCTGTTTTTAGAATAAGTTGGACAGCTGTGTTGTTTATCTCTCCTTCAAATGTTGTTATATTTGAATTGCTTACAAGTTTATAGTTTTCTTTGAGTTTTCCTTTAGCTTTTATGTTGAAACCATTTATGCTTATGAATTTTGTCTCTATATCGATGGGTATTATGGGTAATTCTATCTCTTTGAAGTTAAATGGCTTTTTGTTTGACTGTTTTTCTGGTTTTATGTTTACAAAGATTGCATCGCTGGTTAGTTTGCCTATGTAGGTTTTGCCAAATATCTTTGAGACTGCAATTTTTAGAATAGGTAGGACTATTTGGGTGTTTTTTATGTCTGCATCTGCTTTTTTTGAGTTTATCTGGATTGATTTTGCCTGTATTGTTAATGTTGGAAAGTCTTTATAGACTTTTAGTTCTGTTATCTTTGTGCTTATACCGTTTTTTTTAAGTAAAACCCTTTTTTGTGCAATTATGTTTAGTATGCTGTTTGCATTTATGCTTCTCCATGTAAAAAAAATAGCCACCACACTTGCAACAAGTATGATGGCTAAAAGAATTCCTGAATACTTTAGCGCTTTTTTCATTTCTTCTTAATAAACTTATCTACATTGCTTAATCCCAT
This genomic stretch from Hippea alviniae EP5-r harbors:
- a CDS encoding AsmA-like C-terminal domain-containing protein, which encodes MKKALKYSGILLAIILVASVVAIFFTWRSINANSILNIIAQKRVLLKKNGISTKITELKVYKDFPTLTIQAKSIQINSKKADADIKNTQIVLPILKIAVSKIFGKTYIGKLTSDAIFVNIKPEKQSNKKPFNFKEIELPIIPIDIETKFISINGFNIKAKGKLKENYKLVSNSNITTFEGEINNTAVQLILKTGKKHLTLTATANYLTLKNAKANLPKVYLYYSTDGLLKAKIEAEKLILKQFSIDKPNLEAVLNLNRLPIITVKNLNLDSSNGFKVSLKGSINTKNLKESNIEADISSGYLDIGRFNIPNNIKDYIIAGKIRLSDIKIIGKPSLESVKNGRMYAKSVRFRIDKKSPFFLVKRAEIKITPTFIKAEAKGSFDKIKTPISTFIVYRKKGFPCDMHLNFYGEASEFVRIFLEENIFSKEDLMVLGKTRELSGSVEAKIDVYGYRWAAKPYFNFTVNIFSKGITFKNPNIPNEYVKAYGNLIIKRIVKQSKVSSVFIMFKNFKATTENSTVKTKNLKLIIKPKLAFYGDYDISLSKEDLEDLQKRLLGLKEIFTAKRVILKGNLKGRKDSLNIRTSATVKTENRQIDASFKAFLNYPTIDIYNLKLKGIGNLTLSGEIDLKKEKILLAEAKAKNLDIDSLKEFVHIPKEIGGKITGAVNFKIKNSKPIFKNGNLLIENGRIGAIKDINAIISLKNENLTLKGATFDILSNRITAKGSFNTLSNHIKLKLFADNFTLDFDKIKPSKEKKPSYSFKIPPYGLDISASINNLTVKNKEMVIPIGSTKIDILNNTDILKASLSSKKTIIKINYTKKRNKTLLYVRDRAIWNAITKCNNKNLLMLIKGTFFNKKKDLFDLSTIYGDLIFTAKDGCFNKTPSAIKIFSILNPFESFTKGMVKSRIDYSEFHGNLKLKSGIIEAEENDPIMIKGNLNIFAYGKYEILKSRIDAYITFITFSAINKTISSIPVIGWIIGGKEKSFTGLSFHVKGNINDPKIKPIPFKNLAKGVLGVVKRTLMIPLKIFGVK